One Anser cygnoides isolate HZ-2024a breed goose chromosome 4, Taihu_goose_T2T_genome, whole genome shotgun sequence genomic region harbors:
- the HTRA3 gene encoding LOW QUALITY PROTEIN: serine protease HTRA3 (The sequence of the model RefSeq protein was modified relative to this genomic sequence to represent the inferred CDS: inserted 1 base in 1 codon), translating to MRVSLLSPLLLLXLGCSRGSAELPAARAKCPTRCDVSKCPSPSCPSGYVPDRCNCCLICAAGEGDSCGRKEDPPCGDSLDCRYPMGKRFAKGVCQCKLSAQVCGSDGRTYDNVCQLKAVSRKALQHGLPAVAQVQKGACESGHLQSSSPRYKFNFIADVVEKIAPAVVHIELFLRHPLFGRNVPLSSGSGFIMSDSGLIVTNAHVVSSTNAISGRQQLKVQLQNGDTYEATIRDIDKKSDIATIKIHPKKKLPVLLLGHSADLRPGEFVVAIGSPFALQNTVTTGIVSTAQRDGKELGLRDSDMDYIQTDAIINYGNSGGPLVNLDGEVIGINTLKVTAGISFAIPSDRITQFLTESLDKQNKDSKKRFIGIRMLTITPALVEELKHNNADFPDVRSGIYVHEVVPNSPSHRGGIQDGDIIVKVNGRPLMTSSDLQEAVMNESPLLLEVRRGNDDLLFNIEPEIVM from the exons ATGCGGGTGTCGCTGCTCAGCCCCTTGCTCCTGC TCCTCGGCTGCAGCCGAGGCTCCGCCGAGCTCCCGGCGGCCCGAGCCAAGTGCCCGACCCGCTGCGATGTCTCCAAGTGCCCgagccccagctgccccagcgGCTACGTCCCCGACCGCTGCAACTGCTGCCTCATCTGCGCCGCGGGCGAGGGGGACTCGTGCGGCCGCAAGGAGGACCCCCCCTGCGGGGACAGCCTGGACTGCCGCTACCCCATGGGCAAGCGCTTCGCCAAGGGGGTCTGCCAGTGCAAGCTCAGCGCCCAGGTGTGTGGCAGCGACGGCCGCACCTACGACAACGTCTGCCAGCTGAAGGCGGTGAGCCGCAAGGCGCTGCAGCACGGCCTGCCCGCTGTCGCCCAGGTCCAGAAGGGAGCCTGTGAATCGG GTCACCTACAGTCCAGCAGCCCAAGATATAAATTCAACTTCATAGCGGATGTGGTGGAAAAGATTGCACCTGCAGTTGTGCACATTGAACTTTTCCTCAG GCACCCTCTCTTCGGTCGAAATGTCCCACTTTCCAGTGGATCAGGGTTTATTATGTCTGATTCTGGTTTAATTGTGACCAATGCCCACGTGGTGTCAAGTACCAACGCTATATCAGGGAGACAACAGTTGAAAGTGCAGCTACAGAATGGAGACACCTATGAAGCAACCATCAGAGACATTGACAAGAAATCTGACATTGCAACAATAAAGATTCACCCTAAG aaaaaattgccAGTATTGTTACTGGGGCATTCTGCTGATCTGAGACCAGGAGAATTTGTGGTGGCAATTGGAAGCCCTTTTGCCTTACAGAACACTGTGACAACAGGTATTGTCAGCACTGCTCAGCGAGATGGCAAAGAACTTGGCTTGCGGGACTCTGATATGGATTACATTCAGACAGATGCTATTATCAAT TATGGCAACTCTGGAGGACCTCTAGTTAATCTG GATGGTGAAGTGATCGGAATTAACACCTTGAAGGTTACAGCTGGAATTTCCTTTGCTATTCCATCAGACCGCATCACTCAGTTCCTTACAGAGTCACTtgacaaacaaaataaag ATAGCAAGAAGCGTTTCATTGGCATCCGAATGCTGACAATAACACCTGC CTTGGTGGAAGAACTGAAACACAATAATGCTGATTTTCCTGATGTCAGAAGTGGAATTTATGTACACGAGGTTGTTCCGAACTCACCTTCTCATAG AGGAGGGATCCAAGATGGAGATATTATTGTTAAAGTCAATGGGCGTCCTTTGATGACTTCCAGTGACCTGCAGGAGGCTGTGATGAATGAATCACCTCTACTACTTGAAGTCCGAAGAGGAAATGATGACTTGTTATTTAACATTGAGCCTGAAATTGTCATGTAA